From Nicotiana tabacum cultivar K326 chromosome 22, ASM71507v2, whole genome shotgun sequence, one genomic window encodes:
- the LOC107813039 gene encoding F-box/FBD/LRR-repeat protein At5g53840-like isoform X1, giving the protein MDRISGLPDGIMIAILCFLDTKTAVRTSVLSKRWKLVWTSLPVLDFKNVASYSGFPNSQMKFIFFVRHVLARRCNSQLVKLRLSVYDMVYSSFSKECMTYAADHRVKNLIISAFTTNNPVFIPTCLLSSQFLEVLELNCAIRNSIALPKSWTFANLKYLKLKNFVFSDDNFDDGKIFSGCPKLESVILCKCAIRGKGKLKELEMKCLELKNLEILYWRSPLSCYEIHRINVIAPKLSSFVFKGHVAKVCFKEDLGCLDRVCIDLRYPKWNSAEDRKRWTGECFMTMLGQFCSARFLSLSIDTIEALSAISGIREYVTFGNLRHIKFITEDRSSSVTMPINAVADILKRTADGYLVFNASEDNKLSTRGESSHSDGRKVKKDSNIIDVPIHLMSYLLEIAPRAESLTVEFTKESFECVGVRSHGEE; this is encoded by the exons ATGGATCGTATCAGTGGCTTACCAGATGGTATTATGATCGCTATACTTTGTTTTCTTGACACTAAAACTGCTGTAAGGACATCAGTATTGTCGAAAAGATGGAAATTGGTTTGGACTTCACTCCCTGTTCTTGATTTCAAGAATGTTGCTTCTTATTCCGGCTTTCCTAATTCACAAATGAAATTCATCTTCTTTGTTAGACATGTTCTTGCTCGTCGTTGTAATTCTCAACTTGTTAAGCTTAGGCTTTCTGTGTACGATATGGTTTACTCATCTTTCAGTAAAGAATGTATGACTTATGCTGCTGATCATAGAGTTAAAAATCTCATTATCTCTGCATTTACTACTAATAACCCCGTGTTTATACCAACTTGCTTGCTCTCTTCTCAATTTCTTGAAGTCTTGGAACTCAACTGTGCGATTCGTAATAGTATTGCATTGCCAAAAAGTTGGACCTTTGCCAACTTGAAGTATCTCAAGTTGAAGAATTTTGTGTTTAGTGATGACAACTTTGATGATGGGAAAATCTTTTCTGGATGTCCTAAGCTTGAGAGTGTGATTTTGTGCAAATGTGCAATTAGGGGTAAAGGTAAACTTAAGGAATTGGAAATGAAATGCTTGGAGTTAAAGAATTTGGAGATATTATATTGGAGGAGTCCTTTGAGTTGTTATGAAATACATAGGATTAATGTGATTGCTCCAAAGCTTTCGTCTTTTGTGTTTAAAGGGCATGTTGCTAAGGTGTGTTTTAAGGAGGATTTGGGTTGTTTAGATAGAGTTTGTATTGACTTGCGGTATCCTAAATGGAACTCTGCTGAAGATCGAAAGAGATGGACTGGTGAATGCTTTATGACCATGCTTGGACAATTCTGTAGCGCGAGGTTTCTATCTTTGTCCATTGACACCATTGAG GCTCTCTCTGCTATTTCTGGAATACGTGAATATGTTACTTTTGGCAATTTGAGGCATATAAAGTTCATAACTGAGGATAGATCTTCATCAGTAACTATGCCCATTAATGCTGTTGCTGACATACTGAAGCGCACCGCTGACGGATACTTGGTGTTCAACGCGTCCGAG GATAACAAACTATCCACCCGTGGCGAATCATCACATTCAGATGGAAGAAAAGTGAAGAAGGATAGCAACATCATTGATGTACCTATACATCTTATGTCCTACTTACTGGAAATTGCTCCTCGTGCAGAATCTTTGACAGTTGAATTTACTAAG GAATCGTTTGAATGTGTTGGAGTAAGAAGTCATGGGGAAGAGTAG
- the LOC107813039 gene encoding F-box/LRR-repeat protein 25-like isoform X2, with product MDRISGLPDGIMIAILCFLDTKTAVRTSVLSKRWKLVWTSLPVLDFKNVASYSGFPNSQMKFIFFVRHVLARRCNSQLVKLRLSVYDMVYSSFSKECMTYAADHRVKNLIISAFTTNNPVFIPTCLLSSQFLEVLELNCAIRNSIALPKSWTFANLKYLKLKNFVFSDDNFDDGKIFSGCPKLESVILCKCAIRGKGKLKELEMKCLELKNLEILYWRSPLSCYEIHRINVIAPKLSSFVFKGHVAKVCFKEDLGCLDRVCIDLRYPKWNSAEDRKRWTGECFMTMLGQFCSARFLSLSIDTIEDNKLSTRGESSHSDGRKVKKDSNIIDVPIHLMSYLLEIAPRAESLTVEFTKESFECVGVRSHGEE from the exons ATGGATCGTATCAGTGGCTTACCAGATGGTATTATGATCGCTATACTTTGTTTTCTTGACACTAAAACTGCTGTAAGGACATCAGTATTGTCGAAAAGATGGAAATTGGTTTGGACTTCACTCCCTGTTCTTGATTTCAAGAATGTTGCTTCTTATTCCGGCTTTCCTAATTCACAAATGAAATTCATCTTCTTTGTTAGACATGTTCTTGCTCGTCGTTGTAATTCTCAACTTGTTAAGCTTAGGCTTTCTGTGTACGATATGGTTTACTCATCTTTCAGTAAAGAATGTATGACTTATGCTGCTGATCATAGAGTTAAAAATCTCATTATCTCTGCATTTACTACTAATAACCCCGTGTTTATACCAACTTGCTTGCTCTCTTCTCAATTTCTTGAAGTCTTGGAACTCAACTGTGCGATTCGTAATAGTATTGCATTGCCAAAAAGTTGGACCTTTGCCAACTTGAAGTATCTCAAGTTGAAGAATTTTGTGTTTAGTGATGACAACTTTGATGATGGGAAAATCTTTTCTGGATGTCCTAAGCTTGAGAGTGTGATTTTGTGCAAATGTGCAATTAGGGGTAAAGGTAAACTTAAGGAATTGGAAATGAAATGCTTGGAGTTAAAGAATTTGGAGATATTATATTGGAGGAGTCCTTTGAGTTGTTATGAAATACATAGGATTAATGTGATTGCTCCAAAGCTTTCGTCTTTTGTGTTTAAAGGGCATGTTGCTAAGGTGTGTTTTAAGGAGGATTTGGGTTGTTTAGATAGAGTTTGTATTGACTTGCGGTATCCTAAATGGAACTCTGCTGAAGATCGAAAGAGATGGACTGGTGAATGCTTTATGACCATGCTTGGACAATTCTGTAGCGCGAGGTTTCTATCTTTGTCCATTGACACCATTGAG GATAACAAACTATCCACCCGTGGCGAATCATCACATTCAGATGGAAGAAAAGTGAAGAAGGATAGCAACATCATTGATGTACCTATACATCTTATGTCCTACTTACTGGAAATTGCTCCTCGTGCAGAATCTTTGACAGTTGAATTTACTAAG GAATCGTTTGAATGTGTTGGAGTAAGAAGTCATGGGGAAGAGTAG